A genomic stretch from Sphingobacterium sp. ML3W includes:
- a CDS encoding phytase, which produces MKTTLKTILFFGLTASTLLQVSCNNPKTNTPATDSIKPVFVTDAVRYDSDDPAIWVNKTDPSKSLVIATDKDADGALFVYDLQGKIVKDKVVSNLKRPNNVDIAYGLIIGGKSVDIAVTTERMTHKLRVFSLPDMKPIDQGGLDMFVGETEPDFRDLMGIALYTSPKGEIYAIVGRKNGPKEGYLGQYLLTDNGAGAVKATLVRKFGSFSGKKEIEAIAIDNELGYIYYSDEQVGVKQYYADPAKGNQQLALFATEGFKEDHEGISIYKLTDSTGYILVSDQGANRFQVFSREGTKANPFEHTHLKTVPVMAMQSDGSDVVSSRLNDTFQHGLFVAMSDDKTFHYYRWEDIAGQELKKK; this is translated from the coding sequence ATGAAAACAACTTTAAAAACAATACTGTTTTTTGGCTTGACAGCATCGACATTACTGCAAGTCTCCTGTAATAACCCAAAAACGAATACGCCCGCAACGGATTCCATTAAACCTGTTTTTGTTACTGATGCAGTACGTTATGATTCCGATGATCCTGCGATCTGGGTCAATAAAACCGATCCCAGCAAAAGTCTGGTCATCGCAACGGACAAAGATGCGGATGGCGCTTTATTTGTGTACGATTTACAAGGTAAAATTGTCAAAGATAAGGTAGTCTCAAATTTGAAACGCCCAAATAATGTGGATATCGCCTATGGTTTGATCATCGGAGGGAAATCTGTCGATATCGCTGTGACAACAGAACGTATGACACATAAACTACGCGTATTCTCACTGCCAGATATGAAACCAATCGATCAGGGTGGATTGGATATGTTTGTAGGGGAGACCGAACCTGATTTCAGGGATCTGATGGGAATAGCACTTTATACCTCACCGAAAGGGGAAATCTATGCCATTGTGGGAAGAAAAAATGGTCCCAAAGAGGGTTACTTGGGCCAATATCTCTTGACGGATAATGGTGCCGGTGCTGTGAAGGCCACCTTAGTCCGTAAGTTTGGTTCATTCAGTGGAAAGAAAGAAATTGAAGCTATCGCTATAGACAATGAACTGGGCTATATCTACTACTCGGATGAACAAGTGGGGGTGAAGCAGTATTATGCAGATCCTGCGAAGGGAAATCAACAGTTGGCTTTGTTTGCGACCGAAGGTTTCAAAGAAGACCATGAAGGTATTTCGATTTATAAATTGACGGATAGTACGGGCTATATTTTGGTGTCCGATCAGGGAGCTAACCGCTTTCAGGTTTTTAGCCGTGAGGGTACAAAGGCAAACCCATTTGAACATACTCATTTGAAAACGGTGCCTGTTATGGCTATGCAAAGTGATGGTTCGGATGTCGTTTCTTCCCGTCTAAACGATACATTTCAGCATGGTTTATTTGTTGCCATGAGTGATGATAAGACTTTTCACTATTACCGTTGGGAAGATATCGCGGGGCAGGAGCTAAAAAAGAAATAG
- a CDS encoding right-handed parallel beta-helix repeat-containing protein, translated as MKNNIILLFTALSIALLAGCEKANIDVDTSDANGSAIGEVSGVWSKGSIQHIKGDIIIPEGKTLTIEEGVTVLMDSVGKAEIVVLGNLYALGTAENPVKFTVEDKYKSKTNEFGKLWGGILAAPSCQELVLDHTIIEYGGAITSDASMSVKMGLYKKTAGEALPALWFSNIDGKLIVQNSTISHFHEDCTYIEGGKIIFANNRFFSNGVTGGEAMNFKSGCLADVAYNLVYSVNTNALKLSNSGDRIPQAHIIVYNNTMLNTGWRRPTAKGGSVWLEASVKAEVYNNLFANTRFGVKRDPKKPEDKRSVSSNNWYYGYDQLTVDQFQVGKNDIVEGTNDVRGKLAGENNPKFVNYPLETPGDNYVFNAAWDFHLQGNSPALKAGTLAFKPHFIDGLTLSNGLSYSSPQPATYVGAFGAKF; from the coding sequence ATGAAAAATAACATTATTTTATTGTTTACAGCTCTTTCAATCGCATTGTTAGCGGGCTGTGAAAAGGCAAATATTGACGTGGATACTTCTGATGCCAATGGTAGTGCTATTGGTGAAGTTTCCGGCGTTTGGAGTAAGGGGAGTATCCAGCATATTAAAGGTGATATTATTATTCCCGAAGGAAAAACATTGACCATTGAGGAGGGCGTGACGGTGTTAATGGACTCTGTTGGTAAAGCTGAAATCGTGGTGTTGGGAAATCTATATGCGCTAGGTACAGCTGAAAATCCGGTGAAATTTACCGTAGAAGATAAATACAAATCTAAAACCAATGAATTTGGAAAGCTTTGGGGTGGTATTTTAGCGGCACCTAGTTGTCAGGAGTTAGTTTTAGACCATACAATTATCGAATATGGGGGAGCAATTACTTCAGATGCTTCAATGTCTGTCAAAATGGGATTATATAAAAAGACAGCTGGTGAAGCGTTACCAGCATTATGGTTTTCCAATATTGATGGGAAACTGATTGTTCAAAATAGTACAATCAGTCATTTTCATGAAGATTGCACCTATATTGAAGGTGGTAAAATTATCTTCGCTAACAATCGCTTCTTCTCGAATGGCGTCACTGGAGGTGAAGCCATGAACTTTAAATCGGGTTGTCTCGCTGATGTCGCCTACAATTTGGTCTACAGCGTCAATACCAATGCCTTAAAGCTATCCAATTCAGGAGACAGAATACCACAGGCACATATCATCGTTTACAACAATACCATGCTGAATACGGGCTGGCGTCGGCCGACAGCAAAAGGTGGTTCGGTTTGGTTGGAGGCATCTGTTAAAGCGGAAGTTTACAATAATCTGTTCGCCAATACGCGATTTGGGGTTAAACGCGACCCCAAGAAGCCCGAAGATAAGCGCTCGGTATCAAGCAACAATTGGTATTATGGTTATGATCAATTGACGGTGGATCAATTTCAGGTCGGAAAGAATGATATCGTTGAAGGTACCAATGATGTCAGGGGCAAATTGGCAGGGGAGAACAACCCTAAATTTGTGAACTATCCATTAGAAACTCCCGGTGATAACTATGTATTTAATGCAGCCTGGGATTTCCACCTACAAGGAAATTCACCCGCTTTGAAAGCTGGTACGTTAGCATTCAAACCACATTTTATAGACGGATTGACACTATCAAATGGTTTATCCTACAGCTCTCCACAACCTGCAACTTATGTTGGTGCTTTTGGTGCCAAATTTTAA
- a CDS encoding TonB-dependent receptor, producing the protein MKNVLTVLLASSISISAAYATKIKGKVLDGQTGEAIVGATVFLEQSGLSTKTQLDGSFEFKGLSAGTEKVHIRHVAYTELIKEIEIKKENTPHFTFQLTSSEQTLMEVTVKGKRNGGDDDPSARRLEKNASQIMNVVSARAIEISPDITVANVVQRVSGVSIERNSNGEGQYAILRGMDKRYNTTLVNGVKVPSPDNKYRYVPLDLFPSDMLERLEIYKSLTPNMEADAIGGVVNMVMKSAPSKLLFQANLATGYSQRYFNGDFGSFSTSGVSSKSPYELHGKNYNATSGDFDKGTLDYMYKKPSPDLIGNLTIGNRYLDDKLGVILGASYQNLHRGSRSIFYKSSVVDINPNAVITEQSDRQYDEQQQRLGLHNKIDYRFNPNHRLSFYQMYVNLNNLQLRDAVNTIYNGQYDPSIGKSELTYMTRSRKTQQQIYTGNLQGEHHFLDNRLNFRWSGVLSSARNELPQNTTISLDGVEENFERRRTSLVNKSPVTYRWERNTDEDRAGYWDLAYKVPMAENKLEISTGGLYRDKQRSSFYNNYNLSPISDEAKYKYGVDFQKYTDLQLTVSNATGAVANALTYDADEKTTAVYGMFNYENDKLQMIGGIRMEHTNQGYKLLFPAGEKRPKGSQIYTEWLPSLTIKYHLDKKQQLHAAYYRALNRPGFYEIVPSSVVNEEFMERGNPDLKHALADNFDLRYELFPEASSQFLVGMFYKKIKNPIEYTFQPDEVRRQDVYYTPGNFGTAKNFGLEVDYIKYIQKFGVKANYTYTHSRITTTKMTRKTNEVTQDPDPIFLDQTRPLYGQAAHIANLSLLYKDANKGWEGQLAGSYTGSRINTVSQFLNNDLWQKGFIQLDASVEKKFRAGWAIFAKANNILNTPMELYVKGTNPENDKIKEKLVQGGNTLIRKDLYGQNYILGLRYNLNK; encoded by the coding sequence ATGAAAAATGTTTTAACGGTATTGCTTGCCTCCAGTATTTCGATCAGCGCCGCTTATGCGACCAAGATCAAGGGGAAAGTCCTGGATGGACAAACGGGGGAAGCCATTGTCGGTGCTACCGTGTTCCTCGAACAAAGTGGTTTGTCAACCAAGACACAATTGGATGGTTCCTTTGAATTCAAAGGACTATCCGCAGGTACAGAGAAAGTCCATATTCGACATGTGGCCTATACTGAATTGATTAAAGAAATTGAGATTAAAAAAGAAAATACGCCTCATTTTACTTTTCAGCTTACCTCGAGTGAACAAACTTTAATGGAGGTAACTGTTAAAGGAAAGCGAAATGGCGGCGATGATGATCCAAGCGCTCGTCGACTAGAAAAGAATGCCTCACAGATCATGAACGTCGTATCAGCTCGGGCAATTGAGATATCTCCAGATATTACAGTGGCAAATGTTGTGCAACGTGTTTCGGGTGTTTCAATCGAACGAAATTCAAATGGTGAGGGGCAGTATGCTATTTTAAGAGGAATGGACAAACGTTATAATACGACATTGGTCAATGGCGTAAAAGTCCCCAGTCCTGACAACAAATACCGTTATGTGCCCTTGGATCTGTTCCCATCGGATATGTTGGAGCGATTGGAAATTTACAAATCCCTGACGCCAAATATGGAGGCTGATGCCATTGGTGGTGTCGTAAATATGGTTATGAAATCTGCTCCAAGTAAATTATTGTTTCAGGCCAACTTAGCTACAGGATATAGCCAACGGTATTTTAATGGGGATTTTGGAAGCTTTTCCACCAGCGGGGTTTCGTCAAAATCTCCTTATGAACTGCATGGAAAAAATTATAATGCTACTTCTGGTGATTTTGATAAGGGAACGTTGGATTATATGTATAAAAAACCATCACCAGATCTTATCGGTAATCTAACAATTGGTAATCGCTATTTAGATGATAAGTTGGGAGTCATACTAGGGGCAAGTTATCAAAATCTTCATCGTGGCAGTCGTTCTATTTTCTACAAATCGTCTGTCGTTGATATCAATCCCAATGCGGTCATTACTGAACAGAGTGACCGACAGTATGATGAACAGCAACAACGCTTGGGACTGCATAACAAAATTGATTATCGATTCAACCCAAACCATCGGCTGAGTTTTTATCAGATGTACGTGAATTTGAACAACCTCCAATTACGTGATGCGGTCAATACCATTTACAATGGACAGTACGATCCAAGTATCGGTAAGTCAGAACTGACCTATATGACCCGTAGCAGGAAGACACAACAACAGATCTACACTGGTAATCTCCAAGGCGAGCATCATTTTTTGGATAATCGTTTGAATTTTCGCTGGTCGGGTGTCTTATCTTCGGCGCGCAATGAGTTGCCGCAGAACACGACAATTAGCTTAGATGGAGTAGAAGAGAACTTCGAACGTAGACGGACTTCTCTCGTAAACAAGTCGCCAGTGACTTACCGTTGGGAGCGTAATACCGATGAGGATCGAGCCGGTTATTGGGACCTCGCTTATAAAGTTCCGATGGCAGAAAACAAACTGGAGATTTCCACTGGTGGTTTATATCGTGACAAACAACGGAGCAGCTTCTATAATAATTATAACCTTTCTCCGATCTCTGATGAGGCAAAATATAAATATGGGGTTGATTTTCAGAAATATACGGATCTCCAATTGACAGTCAGTAACGCTACTGGTGCTGTTGCTAATGCATTGACCTACGATGCTGATGAAAAAACGACGGCGGTTTACGGTATGTTCAACTATGAGAATGACAAGCTTCAAATGATCGGAGGTATACGTATGGAACATACGAATCAAGGGTATAAATTATTATTCCCTGCTGGAGAAAAGAGACCTAAGGGATCCCAGATTTATACAGAATGGTTGCCGAGTTTAACGATTAAATATCATTTGGACAAAAAGCAACAACTTCATGCAGCTTACTATCGGGCATTAAACCGCCCTGGTTTTTACGAAATTGTTCCATCTAGTGTTGTCAATGAGGAATTTATGGAACGAGGAAATCCAGATTTGAAACACGCGTTGGCCGATAATTTTGATTTACGTTACGAATTATTCCCAGAAGCGTCATCACAATTTCTTGTGGGTATGTTTTATAAAAAGATTAAAAACCCTATCGAGTACACTTTTCAGCCTGATGAGGTACGCAGGCAGGACGTATACTATACACCTGGAAATTTTGGAACTGCTAAAAACTTCGGCTTAGAGGTTGATTATATTAAGTATATCCAAAAATTTGGTGTTAAGGCAAATTATACTTACACGCATTCGCGTATCACGACTACTAAAATGACCCGTAAGACGAACGAAGTTACACAGGATCCTGATCCTATCTTTTTGGATCAAACTCGCCCTCTTTATGGGCAAGCAGCACATATAGCTAATTTATCCTTGTTATACAAAGATGCTAACAAAGGTTGGGAAGGACAATTGGCTGGATCTTATACCGGATCTCGGATCAATACCGTTTCCCAGTTTTTGAATAATGATTTATGGCAAAAGGGATTTATTCAACTTGATGCTTCTGTGGAAAAGAAATTCCGTGCAGGATGGGCAATTTTCGCCAAAGCCAATAATATATTAAATACACCTATGGAACTGTATGTGAAGGGGACAAATCCTGAGAATGATAAGATTAAGGAAAAGCTCGTACAGGGGGGTAATACGCTTATTCGGAAGGATTTATATGGCCAGAATTATATCCTAGGTCTACGCTATAATCTGAATAAATAG
- a CDS encoding tetratricopeptide repeat protein, with protein sequence MLTLKFTRRLFTAKMRISYNIIFSTFFLVQFFFSQLTTAQADSFKEIRVLSQNYPDSAITLVKKRYAKAINDRDLLLQGNCLQTIGWLCVNQGHYAQAQDYYFQADRIYTQLNAKQALGSNWSDIGELNIFNKRHQLAKEYFNKALHAFKSENDRNGEASVLGNMGHLFEKEGHYDSAFVYQKQALAIYREQRNRNGEAKIHENLGSIYEDLGKYDSAYLHFEKARNLYQETQDNYGRIVVINNMGDIFRKTSKYPESIQLTQLAFRLAENLGDVYQMASTTKDLSKTYALSGQMDSAYFYAERSRKLVLELYSVDGARHTAFFQALYDMNQKAEEIEKLQTNKRINSILLLGTIVVLILLSVLSYVLYSRQKIRIKTQIAESRKQEAERELAEIALKNQLLEDKQLKQELTLKEKELTSHTLNLIRSNQFLEELRDELKALVKDDRRDQKKPMQRLVQQINEHITQGIHWKEFMGTFERVHHSFFEKLIKLFPDLTAADMRLIALLKINLNNTDIAILLGISQDSLRVARHRLRKKLKLEQGEDLAGYLLSIS encoded by the coding sequence ATGCTAACGCTTAAATTTACGCGGCGACTATTTACGGCAAAAATGAGAATTTCTTACAATATTATATTTTCGACCTTCTTTCTGGTACAGTTTTTTTTCTCACAGTTGACTACGGCACAAGCTGATTCATTTAAAGAGATTCGGGTATTAAGTCAAAATTATCCAGATTCGGCGATTACCTTAGTGAAAAAACGTTATGCGAAAGCCATAAACGACCGCGATCTACTGCTGCAGGGAAATTGCCTGCAGACAATAGGTTGGTTATGCGTGAATCAGGGGCATTATGCCCAGGCACAGGACTATTACTTTCAGGCAGACCGCATCTACACCCAGCTCAACGCGAAACAGGCACTGGGATCCAACTGGAGCGATATCGGTGAACTCAATATTTTCAACAAGCGCCATCAGTTGGCAAAGGAATACTTTAACAAGGCGCTACACGCATTCAAAAGCGAAAATGATCGAAATGGCGAGGCCTCTGTACTGGGAAATATGGGGCATCTTTTTGAAAAGGAGGGACATTATGATTCGGCCTTTGTCTATCAAAAACAGGCCTTGGCGATCTACCGTGAGCAGAGAAATCGTAACGGGGAAGCCAAGATTCATGAAAACTTGGGCAGTATCTATGAAGATCTTGGGAAATACGATAGTGCTTATTTGCATTTTGAAAAGGCGAGGAATTTATATCAGGAAACACAGGATAACTATGGAAGGATTGTGGTGATCAATAATATGGGTGATATCTTTCGAAAAACCAGTAAATATCCCGAAAGTATTCAGCTGACCCAACTCGCTTTTCGCCTAGCGGAGAATCTTGGAGATGTCTATCAGATGGCATCAACGACAAAAGATCTCAGTAAGACATATGCTTTAAGCGGACAAATGGACAGTGCTTATTTCTATGCAGAACGGAGCCGAAAACTCGTGCTGGAGCTTTATAGTGTGGATGGGGCGCGGCACACAGCATTTTTCCAGGCACTGTATGATATGAATCAAAAGGCGGAGGAAATAGAAAAACTACAGACAAACAAACGGATCAATTCGATCTTGTTGCTCGGTACGATTGTGGTATTGATCTTATTGAGTGTATTATCCTATGTTCTTTATAGCCGGCAGAAAATAAGGATCAAAACTCAGATCGCTGAATCACGGAAACAGGAAGCGGAGCGTGAACTGGCGGAAATAGCACTCAAAAATCAGCTGTTGGAAGATAAGCAGCTCAAGCAGGAGCTAACGCTGAAGGAAAAGGAACTCACATCCCATACGCTCAACCTCATCCGCAGCAACCAATTTCTGGAAGAACTTCGCGACGAATTGAAAGCGCTAGTCAAAGACGATCGACGGGATCAAAAGAAACCTATGCAACGGTTGGTACAACAGATCAATGAACATATTACGCAAGGCATCCATTGGAAAGAGTTTATGGGGACATTTGAACGCGTACATCATAGTTTCTTTGAAAAACTGATCAAGCTATTTCCTGATCTGACCGCAGCCGACATGCGCCTGATCGCATTGCTAAAAATCAATCTCAACAATACAGATATCGCGATCCTGTTGGGGATATCACAGGATAGTCTTCGTGTGGCCAGACATCGGTTAAGGAAAAAACTAAAATTGGAACAGGGTGAGGATCTCGCCGGGTATCTGCTTAGTATTTCATGA
- the rocF gene encoding arginase, translating to MKKMIELIKNRSDIGAGTRGSDLGIDAIEIAAINKGSQYFINYPFVDVPTRNSSIYQNDNHPFGKHIQQIYEQCKQVASTVEDSLSAGNFPLVFSGDHSSAMGTISGIKSAYPDKKLGVIWVDAHADIHSPYTTPSGNMHGMPLAAMLNEDNLSCKINEIDQSTQEFWNKLKRIAGPAEKIQPASLIYFGVRDTEEPEDLLIAHLGIKNYRVEEIRQRGIEDCVAEALIRLQDCDMIYISFDVDSMDSELISDGTGTPVPKGFMPKEIVLILEEIIRSEKVGCLEIVEVNPLLDNKGNKMAEVAFDILERITPMIELKSGD from the coding sequence ATGAAGAAAATGATTGAATTGATCAAAAATAGATCGGATATTGGTGCGGGTACCCGAGGTTCTGACCTTGGTATAGATGCTATTGAGATTGCGGCGATCAACAAGGGAAGTCAGTATTTTATCAATTATCCCTTTGTGGATGTGCCTACACGAAATAGTTCCATTTACCAAAATGATAACCATCCTTTCGGTAAACATATCCAACAGATTTACGAACAATGTAAGCAGGTGGCCTCTACAGTGGAAGATAGTCTGTCGGCTGGTAATTTCCCCTTGGTATTTTCGGGTGACCATTCTTCGGCAATGGGGACAATCAGCGGTATCAAGTCGGCTTATCCCGATAAAAAATTGGGTGTGATTTGGGTAGATGCCCATGCAGATATTCATTCGCCTTATACGACACCTTCTGGCAACATGCATGGCATGCCCTTGGCAGCCATGTTGAATGAAGATAACCTGTCCTGTAAAATTAATGAAATTGATCAATCAACGCAGGAATTCTGGAATAAGCTGAAGCGTATTGCCGGTCCGGCAGAAAAGATACAACCAGCGAGTTTAATCTATTTTGGTGTCAGGGATACTGAGGAACCAGAAGATCTTTTGATTGCGCATTTGGGAATTAAAAATTACCGTGTCGAAGAAATTCGCCAACGAGGAATTGAAGACTGTGTGGCTGAAGCATTGATCCGTTTGCAGGACTGCGATATGATTTATATCTCTTTTGATGTGGATAGCATGGATAGCGAATTGATCTCAGACGGTACTGGGACGCCTGTTCCCAAGGGGTTTATGCCAAAGGAAATCGTCCTGATATTGGAAGAAATCATACGTTCCGAAAAAGTTGGCTGTCTGGAGATTGTCGAAGTAAACCCATTGTTGGACAATAAAGGGAATAAGATGGCGGAGGTCGCTTTTGATATTTTAGAACGCATAACACCGATGATCGAGCTTAAATCTGGTGATTGA
- the rocD gene encoding ornithine--oxo-acid transaminase, with product MSIVSKQGNGAAFIAKEEKYGAHNYHPLPVVLERAEGVMVWDVDGKSYFDFLSAYSAVNQGHCHPRIIAALTDQAQKLTLTSRAFYNNKLGDFEEMICKLFGFDKALVMNSGVEAVETAMKLCRKWAYQVKGIAQNQAKIVFAKDNFHGRTISVISASNDTTATNDFGPFVEGVALVPYNDIAALEALFKQDKNIAGFIVEPIQGEAGIVVPDADYLKRVRQLCTTYNVLFIADEIQTGIARTGSMLASYAIDDADSASKPDVLILGKALSGGVLPVSAVLADDAIMLCIKPGEHGSTYGGNPLACAVAMEALQVVLDEDLINNARQMGDLFLEGLRKIAAKSDMITEVRGKGLLTAIVINASEESDLAWNICLKFKENGLLAKPTHGNKIRLAPPLVITESQIDSCLEIIERSLTNVTAR from the coding sequence ATGAGTATTGTATCTAAACAAGGAAACGGCGCGGCATTTATTGCCAAGGAAGAAAAATATGGAGCACACAACTATCACCCTTTACCGGTTGTGTTGGAACGGGCAGAAGGTGTGATGGTATGGGATGTTGATGGTAAGTCTTATTTTGATTTCCTGTCGGCATATTCAGCAGTCAATCAGGGGCATTGTCACCCACGTATTATTGCTGCGTTGACAGATCAAGCTCAGAAGTTGACTTTGACTTCACGTGCTTTCTATAACAATAAGCTGGGTGATTTTGAGGAAATGATCTGTAAGCTATTTGGTTTCGATAAAGCTTTGGTTATGAACTCGGGTGTTGAGGCTGTTGAAACAGCGATGAAGCTCTGTCGCAAATGGGCATATCAGGTCAAAGGTATTGCTCAAAATCAGGCTAAAATAGTTTTTGCCAAAGATAATTTTCATGGACGTACCATTTCGGTGATATCTGCTTCAAACGATACGACTGCAACCAACGATTTTGGTCCTTTCGTGGAGGGAGTTGCATTGGTGCCCTACAATGATATTGCGGCATTGGAAGCCTTGTTTAAACAGGATAAAAATATTGCCGGATTTATTGTTGAGCCGATTCAGGGTGAAGCAGGAATTGTGGTTCCGGATGCAGATTATTTGAAACGTGTACGCCAGTTGTGTACAACCTATAATGTACTCTTTATTGCGGATGAAATCCAGACAGGTATTGCAAGAACTGGAAGCATGTTGGCTTCTTATGCCATTGATGATGCGGACAGTGCGAGTAAACCGGACGTATTGATATTGGGAAAAGCGCTGTCTGGAGGTGTATTGCCAGTCTCAGCGGTATTGGCAGATGATGCGATTATGTTATGTATCAAACCGGGCGAGCATGGTTCTACCTACGGTGGTAATCCACTGGCCTGTGCGGTAGCGATGGAAGCGCTCCAGGTTGTACTGGATGAAGATCTGATCAACAATGCCCGTCAAATGGGGGATCTGTTTTTGGAGGGGTTACGAAAAATTGCGGCTAAATCGGATATGATTACCGAAGTCAGAGGCAAAGGACTATTGACAGCTATTGTGATCAATGCTAGCGAAGAGAGTGATCTAGCTTGGAATATTTGCCTGAAATTTAAGGAAAATGGTCTTTTGGCAAAACCTACCCATGGCAACAAGATCCGTTTGGCGCCGCCATTGGTCATTACGGAAAGTCAGATTGACAGCTGCCTGGAGATAATCGAACGATCGTTGACTAATGTGACTGCGCGATGA
- a CDS encoding Lrp/AsnC ligand binding domain-containing protein, translating into MNGIDEFDLQILKYLDADGRMAYSAIATALGVSNTMIHQRINRLMEQGILTGIKPVLDEKRLGYDWGAFTGLSLEKDHDSSRIIAELKKIPEVTECYYITGNYTLYVKIIAKNHEHMRQLLYEKIDNIPGIAKTDSLIELGCAFKRNIIL; encoded by the coding sequence ATGAACGGCATAGATGAATTTGACCTTCAAATTTTAAAATATCTGGATGCGGATGGCCGAATGGCGTACTCGGCTATTGCAACAGCATTAGGCGTATCCAATACCATGATCCATCAACGTATCAATCGTCTCATGGAGCAAGGGATATTAACAGGCATAAAACCCGTATTAGATGAAAAAAGATTAGGTTATGATTGGGGGGCTTTTACGGGGCTCAGTCTGGAAAAAGATCATGATTCAAGTCGTATCATTGCCGAGCTGAAAAAGATTCCTGAAGTTACGGAATGTTATTACATCACTGGAAACTACACCTTATACGTAAAGATTATCGCCAAAAACCATGAACATATGCGTCAGTTGCTTTATGAAAAAATTGACAACATTCCGGGCATCGCAAAGACAGATTCTCTTATCGAATTAGGATGTGCATTTAAACGCAATATTATCCTTTAA
- a CDS encoding NAD(P)H-binding protein — protein MRAVLIGGSGATGRVLVHELLKSTDFTEVVVLLRRKSFDEQPKLQQIIIDFSKLQEFEQEIHGDIAFSCLGTTVKDAGSKEAQWKVDHDLNLQFAALAKKNEIPCFVLLSAVNADAESKIFYNRMKGSLEQHVKALDFGKLIIVQPGGLIRPNTDRLGEKIGIKTLRAFNRIGLFKSYEALPVATVAQAMIQAIQTHKERVNIISVEDIKQLSDTTNQG, from the coding sequence ATGAGAGCAGTTTTAATTGGTGGTTCCGGTGCAACTGGAAGAGTACTTGTTCATGAACTATTAAAGTCTACTGATTTCACCGAAGTCGTCGTCCTCTTACGTCGCAAGAGCTTTGATGAACAACCCAAATTACAACAGATCATTATAGACTTCAGTAAACTCCAAGAGTTTGAACAGGAGATTCACGGCGATATTGCTTTTTCCTGCCTGGGTACCACAGTCAAAGATGCAGGTAGTAAAGAAGCACAATGGAAGGTAGATCATGACCTTAATCTACAGTTCGCAGCACTGGCCAAGAAAAATGAAATCCCCTGCTTTGTATTACTTTCGGCGGTCAACGCAGACGCTGAATCAAAGATTTTCTACAATCGGATGAAAGGGAGTCTGGAGCAACATGTGAAAGCGCTAGATTTTGGTAAACTTATTATTGTACAACCCGGCGGCTTGATCCGTCCCAATACAGATCGTTTAGGTGAAAAGATCGGCATAAAGACATTACGCGCTTTTAACCGTATCGGCCTTTTTAAGAGTTATGAAGCGCTACCCGTTGCCACAGTTGCCCAAGCGATGATACAGGCTATCCAGACTCACAAAGAACGCGTCAATATCATCTCGGTAGAAGATATCAAACAGCTATCAGACACTACGAACCAAGGGTAA